From one Psilocybe cubensis strain MGC-MH-2018 chromosome 13, whole genome shotgun sequence genomic stretch:
- a CDS encoding Glutathione-independent glyoxalase DJR-1.1, whose amino-acid sequence MPSALILIANGTEEMEFTITYDTLVRAGVKTVSAYVAEYPSTDVGGDRSPVVAKCSRGMKILPDMLFDLSSCGPDVYDLIVIPGGAQGAETMSKHPSVQEVIKRYIERNKLVAMICAGSLAAKTAGLARQPLTSHPSVKAQLDHDFDYLEDPVVVSDNLITSRGPGTAFPFALTLVELLIGSEKRAEIRAPMVFPSNTPF is encoded by the exons ATGCCTTCTGCTCTTATTCTCATCGCCAATGGAACTGAAGAAATGGAGTT CACCATCACATATGATACGCTTGTGCGAGCTGGCGTGAAGACGGTTTCTGCATATGTGGCCGAATATCCGTCAACCGATGTTGGTGGAGACAGGAGCCCTGTTGTGGCAAAATGCTCGCGAGGCATGAAGATCCTCCCAGATATGCTTTTTGACTTGTCTTCTTGTGGACCG GATGTTTATGACCTCATCGTGATACCAGGAGGTGCACAAGGCGCAGAGACGATGTCAAAGCATCCTTCCGTCCAGGAGGTCATTAAAAGATACATAGAAAGAAACAAGCTGGTTGCCATGATCTGTGCCG GTAGCCTTGCTGCGAAAACAGCAGGTTTGGCTAGACAACCTTTGACGTCCCATCCAAGTGTCAAAGCACAGTTGGATCACG ACTTTGATTACTTGGAAGATCCCGTCGTTGTATCTGATAATCTCATAACCAG TCGAGGTCCAG GCACCGCATTTCCCTTCGCGCTGACCTTAGTTGAACTACTCATTGGGTCAGAGAAACGGGCAGAGATCAGAGCGCCCATGGTTTTTCCTTCCAACACTCCGTTTTAG
- a CDS encoding Beta-glucosidase 1B: MAAPTTRKLPKDFLWGFATASFQIEGSADVDGRGKSIWDDFAKTPGKILDGRDGDVATDSYKRWREDVALLAEYGVKAYRFSISWSRIIPLGGRNDPVNPKGIEFYSKFIDLLLENGITPFVTLYHWDLPQALHDRYLGWLNKDEIVKDYTNYARVCFEAFGDRVKHWLTINEPWCVAILGYGRGVFAPGRSSDRARSAEGDSSTEPWIVGHSIILAHAHAVQLYRSQFKPTQKGEIGITLNGDWALPYDQNPENIDAAQHALDFAIGWYADAIYLGFYPPYMREVLGDRMPDFTPDEWAIVKGSSDFYGMNTYTTNLCRAGGDDEFQGNVDYTFTRPDGTQLGTQAHCAWLQDYPEGFRSLLNYVWKRYKLPIFVTENGFAVKGENDMPLEEALQDNDRVHYFQGTTASLLNAIHADGVQIKSYFPWSFLDNFEWADGYGTRFGVTYVDYATQKRYPKASAKFLLKWFKEHDTPSENDLKKKPKPTVSTKPSPPKLADKTNSSEFSSTSTVKGSPVASPTKAVRPWGFKARVARYVTSIIAFIK, translated from the exons ATGGCAGCACCGACAACTCGTAAATTGCCTAAGGATTTCTTGTGGGGATTCGCCACCG CGAGCTTTCAAATCGAGGGGTCTGCCGACGTAGATGGCCGTGGAAAGTCGATATGGGATGACTTTGCCAAAACACCAGGGAAGATTCTGGACGGAAGGGACGGGGATGTTGCGACGGATTCGTACAAGAGGTGGAGAGAGGATGTGGCGCTCTTGGCGGAGTACGGAGTAAAGGCGTATCGGTTCTCAATATCGTGGTCGCGTATTATTCCTCTTGGTGGTCGCAACGATCCTGTCAACCCCAAGGGTATCGAATTCTACTCCAAATTCATCGACCTTCTCCTCGAGAACGGAATTACACCTTTCGTC ACATTATACCACTGGGATCTTCCTCAAGCCCTCCACGACCGTTACTTGGGCTGGCTTAACAAAGACGAGATTGTCAAAGATTACACAAATTATGCCCGA GTCTGCTTTGAAGCATTTGGTGACCGTGTCAAACACTG GTTGACCATCAACGAACCGTGGTGTGTTGCAATTTTGGGATACGGTCGTGGTGTCTTCGCTCCCGGACGCTCGAGTGATCGCGCCCGCTCAGCAGAAGGTGATTCATCTACAGAGCCCTGGAT TGTCGGCCATAGCATCATCCttgcccatgcccatgcggTTCAATTGTATCGCTCACAATTCAAGCCAACGCAAAAAGGTGAAATTGGTATCACTCTTAACGGTGACTGGGCACTTCCCTACGACCAAAACCCTGAAA ATATCGACGCTGCTCAGCACGCACTCGACTTCGCTATCG GCTGGTATGCG GATGCCATTTACCTCGGCTTCTATCCCCCATACATGCGTGAGGTCCTTGGGGACCGGATGCCTGATTTTACTCCCGACGAGTGGGCCATTGTCAAGGGTTCCTCGGACTTTTATGGGATGAACACTTACACGACCAACCTTTGCA GAGCCGGCGGCGACGACGAATTCCAAGGCAACGTGGACTACACGTTCACCCGTCCGGACGGAACACAACTAGGTACCCAAG CCCACTGCGCCTGGTTGCAAGACT ACCCCGAAGGATTCCGTTCC CTGTTGAACTATGTCTGGAAG CGTTACAAGCTCCCTATCTT CGTAACAGAAAATGGATTCGCCGTAAAGGGTGAAAACGATATGCCCCTCGAGGAGGCTCTTCAGGACAATGATCGTGTCCACTACTTCCAGGGAACCACCGCTTCCCTTCTGAACGCTATCCATGCCGATGGTGTCCAGATCAAATCCTATTTCCCTTGGA GTTTCTTGGACAACTTCGAATGGGCAGATGGTTACGGCACCAGATTTGGTGTCACCTACGTCGACTACGCAACTCAAAAACGTTACCCCAAAGCGTCTGCCAAATTCTTGCTCAAG TGGTTCAAGGAGCACGACACTCCCAGCGAGAACGATCTAAAAAAGAAGCCAAAGCCGACAGTATCCACCAAGCCCAGTCCCCCCAAGCTTGCCGACAAGACGAACTCCAGCGAATTCAGCTCCACGTCGACAGTGAAAGGCTCACCGGTTGCTTCGCCCACCAAGGCCGTTCGTCCCTGGGGATTCAAGGCTCGTGTAGCGCGATACGTCACTTCGATCattgctttcatcaaataa